In Myxococcus stipitatus, the following are encoded in one genomic region:
- a CDS encoding sterol desaturase family protein, which produces MRSHPVSTPAEVSSSSPSLFSYLPYPVVFFGGTAALVAGLSQGLPYWRVGPPILLLAALLVLALERWSPHSEVWRKDHDGDTSTDFLHVTGNLALSHISLWLYTWTMERTGDALSWWPRDWPFWAQFLLGTAVLDLGLYGIHRASHHVPWLWRLHAIHHSPRRVYWLNGQRRHLIHEALEGAPGLLVMGLMGAPSGVVACALATVTLHLMFQHGNIAYRAGVLRHVFAVAELHRWHHQRLYADVQGNYGAILSVWDRLFGTALPQKGEAPLDVGMDDEPTLPTHYLGQLTWPFRRQRE; this is translated from the coding sequence CTTCTCGTATCTCCCCTACCCCGTCGTCTTCTTCGGAGGCACCGCCGCGCTGGTGGCGGGCTTGAGCCAGGGCCTGCCCTATTGGCGCGTGGGACCGCCCATCCTGTTGCTCGCGGCGCTGCTCGTCCTCGCGCTCGAGCGATGGTCTCCTCACTCGGAGGTCTGGCGGAAGGACCACGACGGAGACACGTCCACCGACTTTCTCCACGTGACGGGCAACCTGGCGCTCAGCCACATCTCCCTCTGGCTGTACACGTGGACGATGGAACGCACTGGAGACGCGCTGTCGTGGTGGCCTCGCGACTGGCCCTTCTGGGCGCAGTTCCTCCTGGGGACCGCGGTCCTCGACCTGGGGCTGTATGGCATCCACCGCGCGAGCCACCACGTCCCCTGGCTTTGGCGGCTGCATGCCATTCATCACAGCCCTCGCCGCGTGTATTGGCTCAATGGGCAGCGCCGACACCTGATTCATGAGGCGCTTGAAGGAGCACCGGGCCTGCTGGTGATGGGATTGATGGGAGCGCCTTCGGGCGTGGTCGCGTGCGCCCTGGCCACCGTGACACTCCACCTCATGTTCCAGCACGGAAACATCGCCTACCGCGCGGGAGTCTTGCGCCACGTCTTCGCCGTGGCCGAGCTGCATCGCTGGCACCATCAACGCCTGTATGCGGACGTGCAAGGCAACTACGGCGCCATCCTGTCCGTGTGGGACCGGCTCTTCGGCACCGCACTTCCGCAGAAGGGAGAAGCCCCGCTGGATGTGGGGATGGATGACGAGCCCACGCTCCCCACCCATTACCTCGGACAGCTCACCTGGCCGTTCCGAAGACAGCGCGAGTGA